A genomic region of Stenotrophomonas sp. NA06056 contains the following coding sequences:
- a CDS encoding efflux RND transporter permease subunit: MKLSDISIQRPVFAVVMSLLLLVLGVMSFTRLTLRELPAIDPPIVSVSVDYTGASAAVIESRITQVLEDALAGIEGIDTINARSTNGRSQVSIEFTSNRDIEAAANDVRDAVSRVADRMPEEARPPEIAKVESDADPIIWFNMVSSTMDTLELSDYADRYVVDRFSSLDGVAQVRIGGRQRYAMRIWLDRDQLAARGLTTGDIETALRNENVELPAGRIESTDRDFTLRVERNYIKPEDFATIPLGKGSDGYVVRMGDVAKIELASAERRAYYRSNGEPGIGLGIVKTSTANSLDVARTARAEAERVALTLPKGTQIFVAFDNTTFIEAAVDRVYATLVEAMILVLAVIWLFLGSFRAALIPAVTVPVCLVAAFIALYAFDFSINLLTLLALVLCIGLVVDDAIVVVENVQRRIDLGEPPLVASKRGTAQVAFAVIATTAVLVAVFLPVGFLEGNTGRLFRELAVALAAAVALSAFVALTLTPMMASKLLKPHTGQAPRGLHGFINRNLERLAGAYGRVLDHHVDRTWIYLLVMVAALAASWLLIKVLPSELAPAEDRGSFQIMIDGPEGAGYDYTVQQVQQVEALLAPHVGADKPIVRANPRVPGGFGASEEMHTGRVSVFLQPWRQRSEGTPEVANELQKELDTIRGVRVRTQVGGGLVRSGGQPFQIVLGGPEYAEIAQWRDRILLRMADNPGLVGPDSDYKETRPQMRVNIDRQRAADLGVPVTAIGSALETMMGSRRVTTFVDNGEEYDVLVQAGRDGRASPADLAAIRVRATSGELVPLSNLVTLSEVAEAGTLNRFNRLRSITISAGLAPGYPLGEAIAWAQQVTGEELPQYAQVNWKGESREYQSAGGAVLLTFAMALLVVYLVLAAQFESFIHPLTIMLTVPLGVLGALVGLWLSGGTVNLFSQIGIVMLVGLAAKNGILIVEFANQLRDDGRTVREAIIESAMVRLRPILMTSIATVVGAIPLVVAGGPGSASRGTIGIVIIFGVTLSTFLSLFVVPAFYARLAPYTRSPEAVKRELEKQEADSPSVGGHA, from the coding sequence ATGAAGCTGTCTGACATCTCCATCCAGCGGCCGGTGTTTGCCGTGGTGATGAGCCTGTTGTTGCTGGTGCTGGGCGTGATGTCCTTCACCCGCTTGACCCTGCGCGAACTGCCGGCCATCGATCCGCCGATTGTCTCGGTCTCGGTGGATTACACCGGCGCGTCGGCAGCGGTCATCGAAAGCCGGATCACCCAGGTGCTGGAAGACGCGCTGGCCGGCATCGAAGGCATCGATACGATCAATGCGCGCAGCACCAACGGCCGCTCGCAGGTCAGCATCGAGTTCACCTCCAACCGTGACATCGAAGCGGCGGCCAACGACGTGCGCGATGCGGTCAGCCGCGTGGCCGATCGCATGCCCGAAGAGGCACGGCCACCGGAGATCGCCAAGGTCGAGAGCGATGCCGATCCGATCATCTGGTTCAACATGGTGTCCTCGACCATGGACACGCTGGAACTGAGCGATTACGCCGACCGCTACGTGGTCGACCGCTTCTCCAGCCTGGATGGCGTGGCCCAGGTCCGCATCGGTGGCCGCCAGCGCTACGCGATGCGCATCTGGCTGGACCGTGACCAGCTGGCCGCACGTGGCCTGACCACTGGCGACATCGAAACCGCGCTGCGCAACGAGAACGTGGAACTGCCGGCCGGCCGCATCGAGTCCACCGATCGCGATTTCACCCTGCGCGTGGAGCGCAACTACATCAAGCCGGAAGATTTCGCGACCATCCCGCTGGGCAAGGGCAGTGATGGCTACGTGGTGCGCATGGGCGATGTGGCGAAGATCGAGCTGGCCTCGGCCGAGCGTCGCGCCTACTACCGCAGCAACGGCGAGCCCGGCATCGGCCTGGGCATTGTCAAGACCTCCACCGCCAACTCGCTGGACGTGGCGCGTACCGCGCGCGCTGAAGCCGAGCGTGTCGCGCTGACCCTGCCCAAGGGCACGCAGATCTTCGTTGCCTTCGACAACACCACCTTCATCGAGGCCGCCGTCGACCGCGTGTACGCCACGCTGGTGGAAGCGATGATCCTGGTGCTGGCGGTGATCTGGTTGTTCCTCGGCAGCTTCCGTGCGGCGTTGATTCCGGCGGTAACGGTGCCGGTGTGCCTGGTGGCCGCGTTCATCGCGCTGTACGCATTCGACTTCTCGATCAACCTGCTGACGCTGTTGGCGCTGGTGCTGTGCATCGGCCTGGTGGTGGATGACGCGATCGTGGTGGTGGAAAACGTGCAACGCCGCATCGACCTGGGCGAGCCGCCGCTGGTGGCGTCCAAGCGCGGTACCGCACAGGTGGCGTTCGCGGTGATCGCCACCACCGCCGTGCTGGTGGCGGTATTCCTGCCGGTCGGCTTCCTGGAAGGCAATACCGGGCGCCTGTTCCGTGAACTGGCGGTGGCCCTGGCCGCAGCGGTCGCGCTGTCGGCGTTCGTGGCGCTGACGCTGACCCCGATGATGGCCTCCAAGCTGCTCAAGCCGCATACCGGGCAAGCACCGCGCGGGCTGCACGGTTTCATCAACCGCAATCTGGAACGCCTGGCCGGCGCTTACGGTCGCGTGCTCGATCATCATGTGGATCGCACCTGGATCTACCTGCTGGTGATGGTCGCTGCGTTGGCGGCCAGCTGGCTGCTGATCAAAGTGCTGCCTTCGGAACTGGCCCCGGCCGAAGACCGTGGCTCGTTCCAGATCATGATCGACGGCCCGGAAGGCGCCGGCTACGACTACACCGTGCAGCAGGTGCAGCAGGTGGAAGCGCTGCTGGCACCGCATGTGGGCGCGGACAAGCCGATCGTGCGCGCCAACCCGCGCGTGCCCGGCGGCTTCGGCGCAAGCGAGGAAATGCACACCGGCCGAGTCAGCGTGTTCCTGCAGCCGTGGCGCCAGCGCAGCGAAGGCACGCCGGAAGTGGCCAACGAACTGCAGAAGGAACTGGACACCATCCGTGGCGTGCGCGTGCGTACCCAGGTGGGAGGCGGGCTGGTGCGCAGTGGTGGGCAGCCGTTCCAGATCGTGCTGGGTGGCCCGGAATACGCCGAGATCGCGCAGTGGCGCGACCGCATCCTGCTGCGCATGGCCGACAACCCCGGTCTGGTCGGCCCGGACTCGGACTACAAGGAAACCCGTCCGCAGATGCGGGTGAACATCGACCGTCAACGTGCGGCCGACCTCGGCGTGCCGGTCACCGCGATCGGTTCGGCGCTGGAAACGATGATGGGCTCGCGCCGCGTCACCACCTTCGTCGACAACGGCGAAGAGTACGACGTGCTGGTCCAGGCCGGCCGTGATGGCCGCGCCAGCCCGGCCGACCTCGCCGCTATCCGCGTGCGTGCGACCTCCGGCGAACTGGTGCCGTTGTCCAACCTGGTCACCCTGAGCGAAGTGGCCGAAGCCGGTACCTTGAACCGCTTCAACCGGCTGCGCTCGATCACCATCAGCGCCGGCCTGGCGCCGGGGTATCCGCTGGGCGAGGCCATCGCCTGGGCCCAGCAGGTCACCGGCGAAGAGCTGCCGCAGTACGCGCAGGTGAACTGGAAGGGCGAATCGCGCGAGTACCAGAGTGCGGGCGGCGCGGTGCTGCTGACCTTCGCCATGGCCCTGCTGGTGGTGTACCTGGTGCTGGCCGCGCAGTTCGAGAGCTTCATCCATCCGCTGACGATCATGCTGACCGTGCCACTGGGCGTGCTCGGTGCGCTGGTCGGCCTGTGGCTGAGCGGAGGGACGGTGAACCTGTTCAGCCAGATCGGCATCGTCATGCTGGTGGGCCTGGCGGCCAAGAACGGCATCCTGATCGTCGAGTTCGCCAACCAGCTGCGCGACGACGGGCGAACCGTACGTGAGGCGATCATCGAATCGGCGATGGTGCGCCTGCGTCCGATCCTGATGACCTCGATCGCCACCGTGGTCGGCGCCATCCCGTTGGTGGTGGCCGGTGGCCCGGGTTCGGCCAGCCGTGGCACCATCGGCATCGTGATCATCTTCGGCGTCACCCTGTCCACCTTCCTGTCGCTGTTCGTGGTGCCGGCGTTCTACGCGCGGCTGGCCCCGTACACCCGCTCGCCGGAAGCGGTGAAGCGTGAGCTGGAGAAGCAGGAAGCCGACTCGCCGTCGGTGGGCGGGCATGCCTGA
- a CDS encoding GNAT family protein has protein sequence MPESARILQGEGFLLRRWRSDDLESLLRHANDADVSRGLRDRFPYPYTREDGEAFLGGRVLAPGTLNLAIEIDGQACGSVGAQQGVAERGHMAELGYWLGQAYWGQGLMTRVVGLFAPWVMDELRLFRLQAGVVDFNLGSARVLEKNGFQEEGVDRCAIYKRGELHDLRRFARVRTQLP, from the coding sequence ATGCCTGAGTCGGCGCGCATTCTGCAGGGCGAAGGCTTCCTCCTGCGCCGCTGGCGCAGCGATGACCTGGAGTCGCTGCTGCGCCATGCCAACGACGCGGACGTCTCGCGTGGGCTGCGTGACCGCTTCCCGTATCCGTACACCCGCGAGGATGGCGAAGCCTTCCTGGGCGGGCGCGTGCTGGCCCCGGGCACGCTGAACCTGGCCATCGAGATAGATGGCCAGGCCTGCGGCAGCGTGGGCGCCCAGCAGGGCGTGGCCGAGCGCGGTCATATGGCTGAACTTGGCTACTGGCTGGGCCAGGCCTACTGGGGCCAGGGCCTGATGACCCGCGTGGTCGGCCTGTTCGCGCCGTGGGTGATGGACGAACTGCGCCTGTTCAGGCTGCAGGCCGGGGTGGTCGACTTCAACCTCGGCTCGGCACGGGTACTGGAAAAGAACGGCTTCCAGGAAGAGGGCGTGGATCGCTGCGCGATCTACAAGCGGGGTGAGCTGCACGACCTGCGCCGCTTCGCCCGGGTGCGCACGCAGCTGCCTTGA